Genomic segment of Truepera radiovictrix DSM 17093:
ACTTCCGGCCCGAGTACCTCGGGCTCTCGGTGCTCGCCGAGCGCTTTCCGGGGGTGCCGCGCGTGGCGCTCACCGCGACCGCCGACGAGGCGACGCGCCGCGAGATGGTCGAGCGCCTCTCGCTGCAGCGGGCGCAGCCGTTCGTCTCCTCCTTCGACCGGCCCAACCTCCGCTACACGGTGGTACCCAAAGCGGGGGCGAAGGGGCAGTTTTTGAGCTTTTACCGCGCCCGTCATCAAGGGGGTGCGGGCATCGTCTACTGCTTGTCGCGCCGGAGCGTCGAGGAGACCGCCGCTTGGCTCGTCAAAGCGGGGGTAGAGGCCCTGCCCTACCACGCGGGGCTCAGCGCCGCGGTGCGCCAGGAGCACCAGGAGCGCTTTTTGCGCGAGGACGCTCTGGTGATGGTCGCGACCATCGCCTTCGGGATGGGGATCGACAAGCCCGACGTGCGCTTCGTCGCGCACCTCGAGCTGCCCAAGAGCCTCGAGGGGTACTACCAGGAGACGGGCCGCGCCGGCCGCGACGGCGACCCCGCCGACGCCTTTATGACCTACGGCCTAGAGGACGTGGTGACGCTCCGGCGCCTTTTGGCGCAGTCGAACGCGCCGGAGGCGGTCAAGCGGCTCGAGGCGCGCAAATTAGAAGCCCTGCTCGGCTACTGCGAGACGGCCCGCTGCCGCCGCCAGGTGCTCCTCGCCTACTTCGGCGAGACGCTCGCGGAGCCCTGCGGCAACTGCGACACCTGCCTCGCGCCGGTCGACACCTTCGACGGCACCGTGGCCGCGCAAAAGGCGCTCTCCACAGTTGTCCGCACCGGCCAGCGCTTCGGGGCGGGGCACGTCACCGACGTGCTCTTGGGCAAGTTGACGCCCCGCGTGCGCTCCCTGGGGCACCATGAGCTCAGCACCTTCGGCATCGGCGGCGAGCTCAGCGAGCGCGCCTGGCGGAGCGTGTTGCGGCAGCTCGTGGCGGCGGGCTACCTGGCGACCGACGCCGAAGGTTACGGCACCTTGAAGCTGACCCCGCGGAGCACCCCCCTGTTGAAGGGCCAGGAGACGCTGCGGCTGCGGCGTGACCCCACGGCGGCGAAAGCGAAGGCGGCGGTCAAGGGGGGGCAGGCGGCCCCCGCCGACCCCGCCCTCTTCGAGCGGTTGCGCGCCCTTCGCGCGCGGCTCGCGAGAGCGCAGGGGGTGCCGGCCTACATCGTCTTCGATGACAAGACGCTCCGCACGATGACGGAGCTGAGGCCCCGCACGCTCGCCGAGCTGCGCCGCGTGCCGGGGGTCGGCGAGGTGAAGCTGGCCCGCTACGGAGAGGCCTTTTTGGAGGTGCTGCGCGCACCCCCGTCCTAGCGCACCACGCTCCCGCTCGCGAGGTCGCGGTCCAAAACCGACACGCTGAGGTTCCCCTCGCTGTCTTCGGCGGCCAAGATCATCCCTTGGGACAGCACGCCGCGCAGCTTTACGGGTTTGAGGTTGGCGACCAACACGACCTTTTTGCCGACGAGCTCCGCGGGCGTGTACCACTCCCGGATGCCCGAGACGACGGTGCGCTCTTCGGGGCCGAGTTTAACGGTCAGCACGAGCAGTTTGTCGGCTTTGGGGTGCGCTTCGGCCTTGAGAATCTCGGCGACGCGCAGCTCGAGCTTGGCAAAGTCGTCTAGGGTCACTTCGGGAAGGTGTTCCAAGGCTGTCTCTTTCGGCTCTAGGCTGTCGTTTAAGGCGGCGAGGTCGACGCGCGGAAAGAGCGGCGCGCCCGGTGCGGTCGGCGTCCCCGCCGGCGTCAGGCCCCAGGTCGCAGCGTCTTGCAGGGTGTAGTCGCCTTTCAGGCCGAGCTGCTGTTGCAGCTCGGCCGCTTTCGTCGGGATGACGGGGGAGAGCAGGATGCTCGCGCAGCGCAGCGCTTCGACGCAGCCGTAGAGCACCGTGTCGAGGCGCCCTGCTGCCCCCTCTTTGGCGAGCACCCAGGGTTGGGTCTCGGCGATGTACTTGTTCGCTTTGCGCACCGCCTCCAACACGCTCTCGATGGCGCGGTCGAACTGCAGGGCGTCGAAAAGCTCCGTCATGCGCTCCGGCAGCCCCACGAACGCGTCCCTAAGTGCCTCGTCGATGGGCTCTAACGGCCCCGGCGCCGGCACCACGCCGCCGCGGTACTTGCCCAGCATCCCGAGCGTCCGGTTGAGGAGGTTGCCGAGGTCGTTGGCGAGGTCGGCGTTGATGCGCTCGGCCAAACCCACCTCGCTAAACGAGGCGTCTAACCCGAAGGTCATGTCACGCAGCAGGTAGTAGCGGAAGGCGTCGTTGCCGTACTTGTCCTTGAGGTCCAAGGGGCGCACCACGTTGCCCTTGGATTTGCTCATCTTGCCGCCGTCGACGAGCCAGTAGCCGTGGACGTTGAGGTGCCGGTACAGGGGTAACCCGGCGGACTTGAGCATGGTCGGCCAGAAGACGCCGTGGGGCTTCAAGATGTCCTTGGCGATAAAGTGCTCGACAAACGGCCAGTAGCGTTCGACGGCGTCGCGGCTTTTAAGCGCCGAGTAGTAGTTGATCAGCGCGTCAAACCACACGTAGGTCACGTGGTTCTCATCCCACGGCAACGGGATGCCCCAGGGCACGCGCGACCGCGGGCGGCTGATCGAGAGGTCGCCGATGGGCTCGCGCAGGATGCTCAAGACTTCGTTGCGGTAGCGTTCGGGGCGAATGAGCTCGGGGTTCTCCTCGAGGGTTTCGCGCAGCCACGGGCGGTAGCGCTCCATCCGGAAAAAGTAGTTCTCCTCGCTGCGGTACTCTAGCGGGATGTCGTGCTGCGGGCACTTGCCGCCCTCGAGCTCCTTGTCGGTGTAGTAGCGCTCGCAACCGACGCAGTAGAGCCCGCCGTACTCGCCGAAGATGATGTCGCCGGCCTCGTACACGCGCGTTAGCACCTCGTGGACGACCGCCTGGTGGCGCGCTTCGGTCGTGCGGATAAACTCGTCGTAGGCGATACCCAGAGAGTTCCAGGTGTCCTGGAACTTCTTCGCGACCCTGTCGGTGTACGCCTGCGGCGAGAGCCCCGCGGCGTCGGCGGCCTTCTGGATCTTTTCGCCGTGCTCGTCGGTGCCGGTCAAAAACAGGGTGTCGTCGCCTTTAAGGCGGTGAAAGCGCGTGACCACGTCGACCAGGGTGGTCGTGTAGGCGTGGCCGATGTGCGGTTCGGCGTTGACGTAGAAGATGGGGGTCGTGGCGTAGTAGACCCCTCGTGTCTGCGCCTCCGCCGTCCGCGCCCCTGCCCCTGTCGTCTGTGGTCGTTCGGTCGGTGCTGGCGTGTCCTTACCCATCCTTGATCTCCTCATAGGCCGTCGGGTCAAAAAGCCGCGTCAAAAACCGGGTCAAAAAAAAGAGGCGCTCTTACGCAAGCGCCTGGAAACGGATAGCGAGCGCTTAACCGAGGCCAGGTCGGCGTTGCAGCGGCATAGGGGTCACCGGACCCACCTCTCGTGCGGCTGCGACCATTCGGCGCGTCATGCGCTGAGTATAGCAGATGGCTCGCGGCGCGCCCTTCGCGGGATGTGCTACAGTCTCTCTCACCGCCGTTTCATGGTCAGGGTGGTAAGAAGCGCAACTTGGAAGAGGTGGCTATGGCGGAGCTTTTCATCGTGGGCGTCGACGGCAGCGACGGGGCGCGCCGCGCGGCGGCGTTTGCCGCCAAAAGGGCGCGCTGCGTAGGGGCCAAGGTGCTGCTTTTGGGCGTGATCGAGTGGTCGCGCTACGCCTTTTACACCCCCGAGGAGCTTGAAACCCGCGGGCGCGACAAGCAGCGGGCGACCGAGCGGGCGGAGCGCGAGGTGCTGCGCCCGCTCGCCGAGTCGTTGCAGGGAGAGGGGCTCGAGGTGAGCTGTCTGGTGCGCCACGGCCACGCCGCCGAGGTGATCCAAGCGCTCGCCGAGGAGCGCGGTGCGAGCGAGGTCTTCGTCGGCCGCGAGGGCCGCTCGCCCTTCGTGGGGGCGCTTTTCGGTAGCGTCACGCACCGCATCGTGAGCACCTCAAACGTGCCCGTGACGGTGGTGCCCTGATGCGGGCGCGCTGGCCCTAACGCTGGGGCTGACCGGCACGGGGGTCGCCCAGACGGCCGGGGGGATCGACGACGCCATCAACCGCGCCCTAACGCCCTTTGCGGACGCGGTCTCGAGCGTTATCTTCTTCTCGGTGCCCGTCGGCGAGGCGCAGCTCCCGCTTATCGTGGTGTGGTTGATCGTCGCGGCCCTCTTTTTCACCTTCTACTTCAACTTCATCAACTTCCGCGGTTTCCGCCACGGCTTCCGGCTGATCCGCGGCGACTACGACGACCCGGAGAGCGCGGGCGAGGTGACGCACTTTCAGGCGCTGGCGACCGCCCTGTCAGGAACCGTCGGTCTCGGCAACATCGCGGGCGTCGCGGTCGCGGTGTCGGTGGGTGGGCCCGGCGCGACCTTCTGGATGATCCTGGCGGGGCTTTTGGGGATGGCGTCGAAGTTCGTCGAGTGCACCTTGGGCGTCATGTACCGCACTGAGTACCCCGACGGGCGCGTCTCGGGCGGCCCCATGCACTACCTGCGTAAAGGGCTCGCCGAGCGCAACTTGGGTGGCCTCGGGCGGGCGCTCGCGGCGTTTTTCGCGGTGATGTGTATCGGCGGTTCGCTGGGTGGCGGCAACATGTTCCAGTCGAACCAAGCGTACCAGCAGGTGGTCAACGTCACGGGCGGCGACGCCTCGTTTTTCGCGGGGCGCGCCTGGGTGTTCGGGCTCTTGGCGGCGCTCGCGGTCGGCGCGGTGATCATCGGCGGCATCAAAAGCATCGCCCGCGTGACCGAAAAGATCGTCCCCTTCATGGCCGTGACGTACATCAGCGCCGCTTTGGTGATCCTGGTGGCCAACGCCGCGCAGATCCCGGCGGCGTTCGGCGCGATTATAGACGGCGCCTTTAGTCCCGAGGGGGTCACGGGCGGCTTTATCGGGGTCTTGATCCAGGGCTTTCAGCGCGCCGCTTTCTCCAACGAAGCGGGCATCGGTTCGGCGGCCATCGCGCACTCGGCGGTCAAGACCAAGCACCCGGTGACTGAAGGCATCGTGGCGCTCAACGAGCCCTTCGTCGACACCGTCGTGGTCTGCACCATGACGGCTTTGGTCATCGTCATCACCGGCACCTACACCCAGGCGGGGCTAAGCGGGGTAGAGCTGACCTCGGCGGCCTTTGCCCAGAACATCGCCTGGTTCCCCTACGTGCTGGCCCTGGCGGTCGTGCTCTTTGCGTTTTCCACCATGATCTCGTGGTCGTACTACGGCGTCAAAGCGGCGACCTATTTGTTCGGCGAGTCAGCCCTTACCGAGACGCTCTTTAAGGTCGTCTTTTGCACCTTTACCCTGATCGGCGCGGTGATGCAGCTCGACGCCGTGATCGCTTTTTCGGACTCGATGATCTTTGCGATGTCGCTCGCCAACGTCGTGGGGCTCTATATCCTCGCGCCCGAGGTCAAGCGGGCGCTCGGGGCCTATTGGCGCGACATCGAGAGCGGCGCGATCCGAAGCCGGCGCGAGCTCGCCCGGACGGGGGACTGACGGGCCGGGGTGTCTGTGGGGCAGCCGCTAGTGTCATGGGCGTAGGGGGGCTACAACGGGGTGGCGCCGGATAACGGTGCCCACTTAGGAGGGGGACGTATGGCAGACCACCAGAGCGACCTGCTGGCGCGCGCGCGTGTGGGGGGCGCACCTTCGCACCTCGCGCTGAGCCGCCGCCGCTTTCTGCAGTTTGGCGCCGGTGCGCTCGCGGCCCTCGGGTTGAGCGGCCTGCGCGTCGGCCGCGCGCAGACGCTGGCGCGGGCAGCTTCGGCGCCGGCGCGGCCGCTCCCCGCTTACGCCGAAGACCTCGGCCGCTATCCCTTCTCGCTCCCCGAGCTCGGCTACGCCTACGGCGCGCTCGAGCCCGTGATCGACGCCGAGACGATGACGCTGCACCACCAGGAGCACCACCAGAGCTACGTCGACGCGCTCAACGCGGCGCTTGCGGACTACCCCGAGCTGCAGGGCCGCACCTTGGGCGAGCTGCTCACCACCCTCCCCGAACTGCCCGAAGAGGTGCGGCAAGACGTGCAGAACCAGGGGGGCGGGCACCTCAACCACGCGCTGTGGTGGCGTTGGGTGGCGCCGGGGGGGAGCCGCGAACCCGTCGGGCGCTCGGCGGAGCGCATCGCCGAGACCTTTGGCGACTTGGAGGGCCTTAAAGAGCCCTTTAACGCCGCGGCCGACGCGCGCTTCGGCTCCGGTTGGGCGTGGCTCGTCGTGGACGAGAGCGGCCGGCTCTCGGTGCTCTCGACGCCGAACCAGGACCACCCCATCAGCCAGGGGCTGGTGCCGCTCCTGGGCCTCGACGTCTGGGAACACGCCTACTACCTCTCGTACCGCAACCGCCGCCCGGAGTACATCAACGCCTTCTGGGAGGTGGTCAACTGGGACGCCGTCGAGGAGCAGCACGGCGTCGCGGCAGCGCTCTTCGGGTTTTAGGGGGGCTCAGCGCCCGTCGCCGACCCTTCCTAGGTGCGTCTCCCCGAACGCCTCCGGGAACTTGAGGCCGTAGCCGAGGAGGCGGTCTAGCGCGATGTGCGCCGCCCAGATGAGGGCGACGTGGAGCGCTACGGGGGCGGAGAAAGCCACGCCGATGAGCGCGAGCGCTGCGGGAAGGGGGTAGGTGTGGAGCAGGTTGTAGCCCATCGCGCCGACCCTCGGTCCCGCGAGGTAGGCGAGGATGCCGAGGTCGGGGGCCAAAAAGAGAGCGGCGAACAGCCACCAGCCGCCGCCAAAGCGTGCGTAGAGAGCAAGCAACACGGCGAGTTCGGTGGCCGCTTCGGCGCGCAGCAAAAGGGGTGGCAGGAGTAGCTGCCGGGGCTTAGAGGCTTTCAGAGCTGTAGGGGTCACGCAACATCTCCTCGAGGTCTTTAAGGCGAACGTCGTTCACCTTCGCTATCCTTGCACCTTAGAGGTTACGCGTCAAGACGTACACTGTTCGGGTATGCCGTATCCGGCCAAGACGACTTCCGAAAGGGTCCTTGCCGCGGCCCTCGAGCTCCTCGAGCGCGGGGGTGAGGGCGCCCTCTCGATGCGCGCGTTAGCGGCGTCGCTCGGCCTCAGCGCCTCGAGCCTCTACCGCCACTTCCCTAACCGCGAGGCGCTCCTTAACGCGCTGGGGGACGAGAGCACCCGGCTGCTCCACGCCGCTCTGGCGCGGGCGAGCGCCGGGCGCGACCCGAGAGGGGCGCTCGTGGGGGTGGCGCACGGCTACCTCGAGTTCGCGCGCGCGCACCCCGCGCTCTACGACCTGGTGATGGCGCCGCGCGCGACCCCCGGACCGGGCAAGGACGTGTGGACGTTTCTGCTAGGGGTGCTGGGGGGGGTCACGGGACGCTCCGACGACACCGCCGCCGCAGTCGCGCTGTGGTCGTTTCTGCACGGCTTCGTGACGCTAGAGCGCGCCGGGCTGTTCGGCCCCAGCGGTCCGCAAGGGGGTCTGGAGCGGGGGTTGGCGGCGTTGCTGGCGGGGTTAGAACGCACCTGAACGCGTTCTTAAAGTACGACGGTTGTCGTTGACAATACGACGTTTTTCGTATAACATGGTGCTACCCCAAACGAGGAGGCGCCATGTCATCCCCCAGCACGCCACCCCGACCGACCGACGCGGAGTTAGCGATTCTACGGGTGCTCTGGCAGCGCGGCCCGAGCACCGTCCGCGAGGTTCACGACGCGCTCACCGGCACTGGCGACGGCAAAGCGGTGCGCTACACGACGACGCTCAAGCAGCTTCAGGTGATGACCGACAAGGGACTTGTGCGGCGCGACGAGCGCAGCCGCACGCACGTCTACGAGGCGGCCTCTAGCGAGGAAGAGACGCAAGGGGCGCTGCTCGAGCACCTCCTTAGGAGCGCCTTCGGCGGCTCCGCGCAGCAGCTCTTCCTGCGGGCTTTGTCGCGCAAGGTGGCGTCGGCGGAGGAGTTAGACGAGCTGCGCCGCCTGCTGGACGAACGGGGGAGGGGTGACGGTGAGCGCTAGAGCGCTGCTCGAGCACCCGCTCGCCGAGGCGGTCGGTTGGGCGCTGCTGCACTCGCTCTGGCAGGGAGCGCTCGTGGGCGCGCTCGTCGCGCTCGGGCTCTTCGCGCTGCGCCGCCCGCAGCACCGCTACGCCTTGGGCTGCGGCGCACTGCTTCTGATGGTGGTGCTACCCCTTCTGACGGGGGTGCTGCACTACCGCGACCTCACCGCGCCGCTCGCCGCATCCGGGGAGCTGGGGCCCTCCTCTTTCATCCCCAGCGGCGGCCTGGTCGGTGACGCTGCCCCCTCGGTAGCGCCCCCTGCAAGCTCTTCAAGCTCTTCGGCAATCCCCACGGGTACCCCCTCAGCCGCTTCGTCCTCAGTGGCACAGGTTTGGGGGCGAGTCTCCCACACGCTTACCAGCAGCGCTCCTTGGTTCACCGGCCTCTGGCTTGTCGGCGTCGCGCTTTCCTTGCTGCGGCTTCTTGGCAGCGCGCTCTACGCCGCCCGCTTTGGTGCGCGCCACCGGACCCCGGCCCCGGAAGCGTGGCAACAGACCTTTCGGACGTTGGCGGGGCGGCTCGGTCTGCGCCGCGTCCCGCGCCTCGTGCTTTCAAGCGACGTGGATACGCCCCTCGTGCTCGGCGTCCTGCGGCCCTTGGTGGTGCTGCCCGTGAGCGCCCTCACCGGCGTTCCGGCGGCGCAGCTCTCGGCCGTGCTGCTCCACGAACTCGCCCACATCCGGCGGTACGACCCGCTCGTCAACCTCTTGCAGTGCCTCCTTGAGACCCTGCTGTTCTATCACCCAGCCGTGTGGTGGATCTCGCGCGCCGTGCGCCGCGAGCGCGAGGCGTGCTGCGACGACCTCGCGGTGGCGGTCTGTGGGGACGCGCGGCTCTACGCGCGGGCCTTGGTGGGGCTCGAGGCGCTGCGCCAACGGGAGCCCGCGCTGGCGCTCGCCGCGACGGACAAACCGCTTTTGGAGCGGGTGAGGAGGTTACTCGGTATGGAATCCGACGTTCGTTCTGCACCTTCACTGCTGACGGTGCTGCTGGTTGTCACCTTGTCGTTAGGCGTGGGACTCTTCTTGACGCTGCAACCTGCGGTTGCACAAGAGGAGGCGCCTTCTACTTCTTTGCAAGTTGCTGAAGACGAAACGGTCGTGACGGGGCGCGTGCTCTGGCAAGGTGAGCCCGTCGCGGGGGTGCGCCTCGAGCTTCATAGCCGCCTCGAGCTGGACGACGACGGTGTCTGCTGCCGAGAGCCGCGCGTGTTGGCGAGCACGACCTCGGATGAAGATGGGACCTATACCTTTCGGGTAAGCGCGGCGCGTGCTTTCACCATCTGGGCGTATCCACCTACAAGCGACTATCTACCGGTGGGCTACGACCACGTATCTACCCCTGGTATTCCATTTCAAGCGAACGTTCAGCTCATGAAGGCCATTAAAGAACTAGAACCTGCTTTGACCTATGGGGTCAACCTCACGCCGACGCTAAGCTGGCAGCCTCTTCCAGAAGCTGCGCGGTACGGAGTAAGCATCACAAAGCTGAATGAAACCGATACAGTAATGGAAAATTATCAATATACGGCTGAGCCGCAGTTCACGGTAGAAACGCCGCTCGAGGAAAATGCCCTCTACTACTGGGTGGTGGAAGCGTACGATGAGACTGGCACGACGCTTGCTTATGGTGAATCGACCTTTTCTACTTCCTCAGCGCAGGCGCGCGTACCTGTAGAGCTGACGGATGTGGGTGTTCGTACCGTCCTGCCGGCTGGTTGGCAGTTGGTAGGGGCGGGCGCTTTCGAGCAGGTTACCGAAGGCGGCGAGCGGCGCAGGTTGACGTTCGAGAGGCTTCCCGGCGACGACCCCGAGGCGGTGCTAAGGGCTCGCAACGAGTCCTCGAGCGCCCCTACCGAGAGCGCCTATGGAGACCAAACGTGGCTGTGGCAAGCCGGAAGTGACCGCGACGGACGGCGCTTCGTTCAAGCGACGACCGTAGGCGGTAACGTTTATCTCATAACAGCAGAAGCAACAGACGAGTCTCCGGTAGAGCTTTACGCCTTTGTTCTGCCGCTCGTGCTGGAAAACTTCGAGGTTATAGGGGCTGATGAAGGGGACAATGGCGCGGGTGCAGCACCTCCTGGAACAAGCCAACACCTGCCGGCCCTTGCACTGCGGCGCAGCGACAATCGAGATGCTGAGGTCTTTACTCCAGCCCCTGAGACCGGAACCGTAGCGGGCACCGTGAGATGGCACCACACCCCGCTCGCCGGGGTGCGGGTCAGCTTGAGGACGCCTCGAGAGCGCCTCGAGGACGGAAGCTGCTGCGTAGGCGAGCAGGAGACGCTTCAGACCGTTAGCACGGACGAAAATGGTACGTACCGTTTTGAGGGGGTGACGCCGGGTGAGTACGAAGTGGAGGCGGAGGCGCCCTCGAGCCTCTACTGGGAGTTTATGAGCAGCAGTGTGAACGTGAGCGCCGCCTTCGAGGTGCGGGAAGACTTCCGCTTACAAAAAGTTATGGAGGTGGTCAGCCCTCATGGAGAGATGGGGGTGCCTCTCTCACCGACACTGCGTTGGAAGCCCTTCCCTGGTGCAGCGCGGTATCAGACGTATATCCATAGCGAGCGAACGGGTAATCAGGTAAGGAGCTTGCCGTCCGAAAGCACCGAGGTGACGCTGAACGCGCCGCTCGAGCCCAACGAACTCTATCAGTGGTCGGTCACTGCATATGCAGAGGACGGTACTGAAATCGCCTACTACTCCGCTGCACACTTCTCCACCGCGCCAGCCAAGGAGCAGGTCTCCGTCACCCTGCCCGACCTCGGCCTTCAGATGATGCTTTTCGAGGATTGGCAGCAAGTCACGTCCAACACGTTTGAGTGGGCACACGAGGGCGGCACGACCTACACCTTGGCGTTTCAGACGTTGCCTGGAGATGACGCCGAGGCGGCGCTGCTCGAGTTAGGCGCTACAGAGGAGCAGGTACACGCCTCTAGCTATGAGGGCAAGACGTGGTGGACGGGCGTGTTTAATGGCGTCGTTCGTCTCGCGACCGAACTGGAGGGGCAGGTTTACCTCATCGCGGCCGATAGCAGCCCGGACGGTACGGCTGAGTTCTCTTATGCTGCGGAGGTTGAAGCCCTCGGGTTCACGCTGCCTCTAGTGGCGCGGACGCTCGAGCGGGTTGGCGCGGTGGCTGAAGGTCGAGCGTAAAGGGCTACTGTTTCGTTCCCTATTACGTGTGCTCCCCTTTGCACCTGCGCGCACACTCCTGGTTGACGCGTGTTTCAGTAGCGTGTGCTGGCAACGCTCGTCAGAAACAGCACGAGCGCGAGAAAGGAGAAGAACGTAGCCACTCTAAGCCAAGGCTGCGGTATGTTGTGCTTGTTCCCGAAGCGAAAGCTACCCCAGGATAAGATTCCGGTGCCGACTGCCAAGCTGGTAAACGTCGCTGCAAGTATAAAGGCACCTTCGGTAGCTATGTACAGCGCCCCCACCAATGTTATGAGGGTATAGCCCCCCATGACGTACGGATAGATCTTCAGCAATTTCTTTTGCATCGGTCGAGCGCCTCCTCTGCCTCTGCTAGTCGCCTCTCGGCAGCAGCAAAGTCACTCTGCGCCGCGCCGAGCTCACGCTCTTCGCGTTATAGGGTGGCTTGCAACCCCCTCACGTCTTTCGACACCGTCAAAGCCTGCTGCAAGAATACAAACGACTTCACCCGACGTGACGGGGTTTTCAGGACGCCAGCAAGCCAACTTGCGGCCGTTCGCACGCGCTCGTCATCGCCCCTCACACGCCCAACGGCAAGCATAGGCCCCCTCGCGAAGCTTGCTGACTCGAGCTACTTAAGCTGCCGACACTATAGGGCGCGGACCGTTAAAAGCGCCATGAGAGAACCTTCATCTTCTTCATCATGCTCGCGTAGGAGCTGTTACGAAGCTTTGCATGCTCCGTGTGCCCGTCGAGGCTAAGCGGAGCGCAACCCCTACGAAGGGCTGCGGCAAAACGGTTGCACACCTCTCCCGAGAAGAAGCTGTCACAAAGGGGCATGGTCGGTGAGCTCGCCGACCACCGCTACCAAGCACCAGAAGCGGGCTTTCAGACGAGGAAAATGTGTCGTGAAGGGGCCTCGTGAGAGTGCTCGGGTGCTACCATGAAGCGTTTTGACAGGGCGTTTTGTCGCCCTCCGACCCCCATACAAGCCGTTTTTTCCGTGCGACGCAAAGGAGCCTCCGTTGCCGCTCGAGCTACCCATGGCCCGGCCTCACCCTGCCCCTGTCTCGCAACCCCGCCCCAAACCCCCGAGCCCCAAACTGTGGCGTCCCAAACGCGTGCTCTTTACGCCCGACGCTTTGGAGCAGCCCTTTGGTCAGCGGCTCTTGGAGCGGATGCAGTCCTTGGGCCTCGACATCACGCTGCTTAGGAGCAACCGCCTGACCGGCTTGCGCGGCAAAGACGCGCGTGAGACCTACCGGCTCGCTAAACAGACCCTGGCGGTCGTCAACGCGCCGCCCAGCTTGCTCGCGCTCCAGCCCATCCCGCCCTCAGCCGACCTGCAGTTTCACCTCGCCAAGGGCTGCCCCGCGCACTGCCAGTACTGCTACCTAGCGGGCTCGCTCGCTGGGCCGCCCGTGACGCGCGTCTACGCCAACCTGCCCGAGATCTTGGGCGCTTTGGCGCGCTATGAGCGGCCGGGGCACGTGACGACCTTCGAGGTGTCGTGTTACACCGACCCGCTGGCTCTAGAGCACCTGACGGGCAGCTTGTCCGAGTGCGTGCGCTACTTCGGCACCCGCGAGGGCGCGCGGTTGCGCTTTGTGAGCAAGTTTGACGCGGTAGCGCCGCTTCTGACGTTACCGCACGGCGGTCGGACGCAGGCGCGCGTGTCGGTGAACGCCGCGCCCATCAGCCTGCGGCTCGAGGGCGGCGTGGCGCCCGTCGCGGCGCGCCTCGGTGGGTTGCGGCAGCTCGCGGCGGCGGGCTACCCGGTAGGCGTGGTGGTGGCCCCCATCATGCCCGTGGAGGGCTGGCGCGAGCACTACGGCGCCCTCTTGGACGAGGTGGCGCGGGCGGTCGGCGACGTGCGCGAGCTGACCTTCGAGCTGATCACCCATCGCTTCACCCCCGGCTCCAAGGAGGTGCTCCTGGACTGGTACCCGAACACCGCTTTGGACATGGACGAACAGACGCGGGCGGTCAAACGCAACAAGTTCGGCGGGCTCAAGTACGTCTATGGCAAGGACACGATGAGCGAGCTGCGGGGTTTTTTCGAGACCGAGCTGGCGCGGCGCTTTCCGCAGGCGCGCGTGCTCTACTGGACGTGAGCGCTCCTCCAGCGAGTGCGCGCCCCGCACGGCAGCTCGAGATGCTGCGCGTGTCGCGCATCTTTTTAGAGCGCGAGGCGCTCGCCTACCCACGTGCTCACGATCACGACATCCTGGCGCGCTTCCCGGACGCCGAGCGCGTGGAGGTGGCGTCGCACTGGAACATCCCTGGCCTTCACGGCAACGAGGGTCTGGTCAGGGACTGGGTGCGCGTCAAGCGCACCGTGCTCGTGCTCGGCGTGCGCAAGACCTTCCCCGTGCGCCCGAACGGCCGCTCCGCCGACTTTATCGCGCCGGGGTTCGCGAGCGGCTGCGCGATGGCCTGCGCCTACTGCTACGTGCCGCGCCGCAAGGGGTTCGCCAACCCCATCTCGACCTTTGTGAACTTAGAGGCGATCCACCGCGCGGTAGGGCGTCACGCCGCCAAGCAGGGCCCCAAAAAGCCCGCGCAGACCGACCCCGCGGC
This window contains:
- a CDS encoding superoxide dismutase gives rise to the protein MADHQSDLLARARVGGAPSHLALSRRRFLQFGAGALAALGLSGLRVGRAQTLARAASAPARPLPAYAEDLGRYPFSLPELGYAYGALEPVIDAETMTLHHQEHHQSYVDALNAALADYPELQGRTLGELLTTLPELPEEVRQDVQNQGGGHLNHALWWRWVAPGGSREPVGRSAERIAETFGDLEGLKEPFNAAADARFGSGWAWLVVDESGRLSVLSTPNQDHPISQGLVPLLGLDVWEHAYYLSYRNRRPEYINAFWEVVNWDAVEEQHGVAAALFGF
- a CDS encoding DUF4260 domain-containing protein encodes the protein MTPTALKASKPRQLLLPPLLLRAEAATELAVLLALYARFGGGWWLFAALFLAPDLGILAYLAGPRVGAMGYNLLHTYPLPAALALIGVAFSAPVALHVALIWAAHIALDRLLGYGLKFPEAFGETHLGRVGDGR
- a CDS encoding TetR/AcrR family transcriptional regulator, producing the protein MPYPAKTTSERVLAAALELLERGGEGALSMRALAASLGLSASSLYRHFPNREALLNALGDESTRLLHAALARASAGRDPRGALVGVAHGYLEFARAHPALYDLVMAPRATPGPGKDVWTFLLGVLGGVTGRSDDTAAAVALWSFLHGFVTLERAGLFGPSGPQGGLERGLAALLAGLERT
- a CDS encoding BlaI/MecI/CopY family transcriptional regulator, whose product is MSSPSTPPRPTDAELAILRVLWQRGPSTVREVHDALTGTGDGKAVRYTTTLKQLQVMTDKGLVRRDERSRTHVYEAASSEEETQGALLEHLLRSAFGGSAQQLFLRALSRKVASAEELDELRRLLDERGRGDGER
- a CDS encoding M56 family metallopeptidase gives rise to the protein MGALVALGLFALRRPQHRYALGCGALLLMVVLPLLTGVLHYRDLTAPLAASGELGPSSFIPSGGLVGDAAPSVAPPASSSSSSAIPTGTPSAASSSVAQVWGRVSHTLTSSAPWFTGLWLVGVALSLLRLLGSALYAARFGARHRTPAPEAWQQTFRTLAGRLGLRRVPRLVLSSDVDTPLVLGVLRPLVVLPVSALTGVPAAQLSAVLLHELAHIRRYDPLVNLLQCLLETLLFYHPAVWWISRAVRREREACCDDLAVAVCGDARLYARALVGLEALRQREPALALAATDKPLLERVRRLLGMESDVRSAPSLLTVLLVVTLSLGVGLFLTLQPAVAQEEAPSTSLQVAEDETVVTGRVLWQGEPVAGVRLELHSRLELDDDGVCCREPRVLASTTSDEDGTYTFRVSAARAFTIWAYPPTSDYLPVGYDHVSTPGIPFQANVQLMKAIKELEPALTYGVNLTPTLSWQPLPEAARYGVSITKLNETDTVMENYQYTAEPQFTVETPLEENALYYWVVEAYDETGTTLAYGESTFSTSSAQARVPVELTDVGVRTVLPAGWQLVGAGAFEQVTEGGERRRLTFERLPGDDPEAVLRARNESSSAPTESAYGDQTWLWQAGSDRDGRRFVQATTVGGNVYLITAEATDESPVELYAFVLPLVLENFEVIGADEGDNGAGAAPPGTSQHLPALALRRSDNRDAEVFTPAPETGTVAGTVRWHHTPLAGVRVSLRTPRERLEDGSCCVGEQETLQTVSTDENGTYRFEGVTPGEYEVEAEAPSSLYWEFMSSSVNVSAAFEVREDFRLQKVMEVVSPHGEMGVPLSPTLRWKPFPGAARYQTYIHSERTGNQVRSLPSESTEVTLNAPLEPNELYQWSVTAYAEDGTEIAYYSAAHFSTAPAKEQVSVTLPDLGLQMMLFEDWQQVTSNTFEWAHEGGTTYTLAFQTLPGDDAEAALLELGATEEQVHASSYEGKTWWTGVFNGVVRLATELEGQVYLIAADSSPDGTAEFSYAAEVEALGFTLPLVARTLERVGAVAEGRA